The proteins below come from a single Corylus avellana chromosome ca3, CavTom2PMs-1.0 genomic window:
- the LOC132173680 gene encoding protein NTM1-like 9: protein MTVLPMESLPLGFRFRPTDEELINHYLRLKINGRHSEVQVIPEVDVCKWEPWDLPGLSVIKTGDPEWFFFCPRDRKYPNGHRSNRATDAGYWKATGKDRTIKSRKSGSNGTLIGMKKTLVFYRGRAPKGERTHWIMHEYRATQKHLDGTQPGQSPFVLCRLFRKQEEKADVSKYDEVENTGSSPTATRSPPDDASSDLVQATPTSGMQVGDQSEGIKRWLTDKSDNMTPTTLLPVDTSSISYNSCMASDAEEDHVLEGTGIEVHQQPGDTSKFYELSCVQNDWNDFSLLQSQIHTELPPYNADSPFASDFGYDSNAFHFQDGTNELDLSLTELLDEVLNNHDEFSCDESTSQKNSAIGSDTQFSSQLCTTEVVPPGDSYVKNSGANSDSDTEMAQVQRDSEMGAPGWFNGHVDKRELLQMQPLFGSSQAHVPLVDQELNRRIEGNVWDNPEQYVSSPYPAMSSSRALNFEEPSDKTNHVNSCSIPVGGTGIKIRTRRSQQQPISNNFGSQGTAPRRIRLQMKSSLGLVHSSEVTSASSRKEEDEVPSTVTEAKEASDQSPTFVDQVEERELLKARGTVPMRVRLQMKSSHGSVCHSEVRGGSHSEEEDEMQSTVTETKEASEQSPIFVEPKGESELLEVGKSKGSTGKSSTKLRLRVKQDGLHVNNCSIPVGGTGIKIRTRRSQQQPISNNFGSQGTAPRRIRLQMKSSLGLVHSSEVTSASSRKEEDEVPSTVTEAKEASDQSPTFVDQVEERELLKARGTAPMRVRLQMKSSHGSVCHSEVRGGSHSEEEDEMQSTVTETKEASEQSPIFVEPKGESELLEVGKSKGSTGKSSTKLRLRVKQDGLHGSSHKEKSEWANAPPPHHAPRFSLVHRVGVSLVVVLSVVIIGVWRCFRS from the exons atgacgGTGCTGCCAATGGAATCGCTGCCTCTGGGGTTCCGATTCAGGCCGACGGACGAGGAGCTCATCAATCACTACCTCCGGTTGAAGATCAACGGCCGTCATTCCGAGGTCCAGGTCATCCCCGAAGTAGATGTCTGCAAATGGGAGCCCTGGGATTTGCCCg GGTTGTCGGTGATAAAGACGGGCGATCCGGAGTGGTTCTTCTTCTGTCCGCGTGATCGGAAGTACCCAAATGGGCATCGTTCGAACAGGGCCACCGACGCTGGCTACTGGAAAGCCACGGGCAAGGACCGCACCATCAAGTCCCGCAAGTCTGGCTCCAATGGCACCTTGATTGGGATGAAGAAGACCTTGGTTTTCTACAGGGGCCGTGCTCCAAAGGGCGAGCGCACCCACTGGATCATGCACGAGTACCGTGCCACCCAGAAGCACCTTGATGGTACCCAGCCCGgccag AGTCCTTTTGTTCTATGTCGCTTGTTCCGAAAGCAAGAAGAAAAGGCAGACGTTTCAAAGTATGATGAAGTGGAGAATACTGGGTCCTCTCCTACAGCTACCAGGTCTCCTCCTGATGATGCATCATCAGATCTAGTTCAAGCTACACCCACATCGGGTATGCAAGTTGGGGACCAATCTGAAGGCATAAAGCGATGGTTGACTGATAAATCGGACAACATGACCCCTACTACTCTACTGCCTGTTGATACCAGCAGCATTAGTTACAATAGTTGTATGGCTTCGGATGCGGAAGAAGATCATGTACTGGAAGGAACTGGTATAGAG GTGCATCAGCAGCCGGGAGATACTTCAAAGTTCTATGAGCTCTCTTGTGTTCAGAATGATTGGAATGATTTCTCCCTGTTGCAATCACAGATTCACACGGAGCTACCACCTTATAATGCGGATTCACCTTTTGCCAGTGACTTTGGCTATGACAGTAATGCGTTCCATTTTCAGGATGGCACCAATGAACTGGACTTATCTCTCACAGAGTTGTTGGATGAGGTCTTAAATAACCACGATGAGTTTTCTTGTGATGAATCAACCAGTCAGAAGAATTCGGCTATTGGAAGTGACACCCAATTCTCTAGTCAATTGTGTACGACAGAGGTCGTACCACCTGGAGACTCCTATGTTAAAAACAGTGGTGCAAACAGTGATTCCGACACTGAAATGGCTCAAGTACAG CGTGATTCTGAGATGGGAGCTCCTGGATGGTTCAATGGACATGTTGATAAGAGAGAGTTATTGCAAATGCAACCTTTATTTGGATCTTCTCAAGCTCATGTTCCACTTGTTGACCAAGAACTTAATAGGAGGATTGAGGGGAACGTTTGGGATAATCCAGAGCAATATGTTTCATCTCCCTATCCTGCTATGAGCTCAAGCCGTGCGCTCAACTTTGAAGAACCAAGTGATAAGACGAATCATGTTAACAGTTGCAGCATTCCTGTTGGTGGAACTGGAATCAAGATTAGGACCCGGCGGTCTCAACAACAACCAATTTCGAACAATTTTGGATCTCAAGGCACTGCTCCAAGAAGAATCCGTCTGCAGATGAAGAGTTCTCTTGGATTAGTTCACTCCAGTGAAGTGACCAGTGCAAGCAgcagaaaagaagaagatgaagtgcCATCAACTGTTACTGAG GCCAAAGAAGCTTCAgatcaaagtcctacctttgTTGATCAAGTGGAAGAAAGAGAGCTTTTGAAGGCTCGAGGCACTGTTCCAATGAGAGTCCGGCTGCAGATGAAGAGTTCTCATGGATCAGTTTGCCATAGTGAAGTGAGAGGTGGAAGCCACagtgaggaagaagatgaaatgCAATCAACCGTTACTGAG ACCAAAGAGGCTTCAGAGCAGAGTCCTATCTTTGTTGAGCCAAAGGGAGAGAGCGAGCTTTTGGAGGTTGGGAAGAGCAAGGGAAGCACTGGAAAATCCTCTACAAAACTGAGGTTAAGGGTGAAACAGGATGGTCTACATGTTAACAATTGCAGCATTCCTGTTGGTGGAACTGGAATCAAGATTAGGACCCGGCGGTCTCAACAACAACCAATTTCGAACAATTTTGGATCTCAAGGCACTGCTCCAAGAAGAATCCGTTTGCAGATGAAGAGTTCTCTTGGATTAGTTCACTCCAGTGAAGTGACCAGTGCAAGCAgcagaaaagaagaagatgaagtgcCATCAACTGTTACTGAG GCCAAAGAAGCTTCAgatcaaagtcctacctttgTTGATCAAGTGGAAGAAAGAGAGCTTTTGAAGGCTCGAGGCACTGCTCCAATGAGAGTCCGGCTGCAGATGAAGAGTTCTCATGGATCAGTTTGCCATAGTGAAGTGAGAGGTGGAAGCCACagtgaggaagaagatgaaatgCAATCAACCGTTACTGAG ACCAAAGAGGCTTCAGAGCAGAGTCCTATCTTTGTTGAGCCAAAGGGAGAGAGCGAGCTTTTGGAGGTTGGGAAGAGCAAGGGAAGCACTGGAAAATCCTCTACAAAACTGCGGTTAAGGGTGAAACAGGATGGTCTACATGGCAGCAGCCACAAGGAGAAGTCAGAGTGGGCAAATGCACCTCCTCCGCATCATGCCCCACGATTCTCGTTAGTCCATAGAGTAGGAGTTTCTCTAGTTGTAGTCCTATCTGTAGTTATCATTGGGGTGTGGAGGTGCTTTAGATCTTGA
- the LOC132176367 gene encoding uncharacterized protein LOC132176367 isoform X1: MLKDTGGDGDVPDLENQSANANANANNGDQTPGPSAKLSTALDTAKEEQLSPKKPYLSRTASSVELCRVCQQEKEEVLIELGCHCRGGLAKAHRSCIDTWFCTRGSNKCEICQQIAANVPPPVLQTSQTNYWVWRIDPNFRHQDRESGCISPLWVAFSILIGGLLLDVLISITLGISALPVNIIIGVIIVLGLGTALRLVVDVFHEWSLRRVVVQRVEANVNLGYHPAL, encoded by the exons ATGCTGAAAGACACGGGCGGTGATGGTGACGTTCCTGACCTGGAGAACCAGTCGGCCAACGCCAACGCCAACGCCAACAATGGTGATCAAACTCCCGGACCCTCTGCAAAGCTGTCAACTGCTTTGGACACCGCTAAGGAAGAGCAACTGTCTCCTAAAAAACCATATTTGTCCAGGACTGCAAGTTCTGTGGAGCTATGCAG AGTTTGTCAGCAGGAGAAAGAAGAAGTTCTAATAGAACTTGGGTGCCACTGTCGAGGTGGTCTTGCCAAAGCCCACCGATCATGCATAGATACTTGGTTTTGTACAAGAGGGTCAAACAAATGCGAGATATGCCA ACAGATAGCTGCAAATGTGCCACCTCCAGTTTTACAGACCAGT CAGACAAATTACTGGGTTTGGAGGATTGATCCAAACTTTAGACATCAGGATCGTGAAAGT GGATGTATTAGTCCACTTTGGGTGGCATTTTCAATCCTCATTGGTGGTCTTCTGTTGGATGTGCTGATATCCATTACCCTTGGTATCTCGGCACTGCCAGTCAACATTATTATCG GTGTTATTATTGTGCTCGGACTTGGGACTGCACTGCGACTTGTTGTTGATGTCTTCCATGAGTGGAGTTTGAGAAGAGTGGTGGTGCAAAGGGTGGAAGCAAATGTGAATCTTGGTTACCATCCTGCTTTATAG
- the LOC132176367 gene encoding uncharacterized protein LOC132176367 isoform X2 yields MLKDTGGDGDVPDLENQSANANANANNGDQTPGPSAKLSTALDTAKEEQLSPKKPYLSRTASSVELCRVCQQEKEEVLIELGCHCRGGLAKAHRSCIDTWFCTRGSNKCEICQQIAANVPPPVLQTSTNYWVWRIDPNFRHQDRESGCISPLWVAFSILIGGLLLDVLISITLGISALPVNIIIGVIIVLGLGTALRLVVDVFHEWSLRRVVVQRVEANVNLGYHPAL; encoded by the exons ATGCTGAAAGACACGGGCGGTGATGGTGACGTTCCTGACCTGGAGAACCAGTCGGCCAACGCCAACGCCAACGCCAACAATGGTGATCAAACTCCCGGACCCTCTGCAAAGCTGTCAACTGCTTTGGACACCGCTAAGGAAGAGCAACTGTCTCCTAAAAAACCATATTTGTCCAGGACTGCAAGTTCTGTGGAGCTATGCAG AGTTTGTCAGCAGGAGAAAGAAGAAGTTCTAATAGAACTTGGGTGCCACTGTCGAGGTGGTCTTGCCAAAGCCCACCGATCATGCATAGATACTTGGTTTTGTACAAGAGGGTCAAACAAATGCGAGATATGCCA ACAGATAGCTGCAAATGTGCCACCTCCAGTTTTACAGACCAGT ACAAATTACTGGGTTTGGAGGATTGATCCAAACTTTAGACATCAGGATCGTGAAAGT GGATGTATTAGTCCACTTTGGGTGGCATTTTCAATCCTCATTGGTGGTCTTCTGTTGGATGTGCTGATATCCATTACCCTTGGTATCTCGGCACTGCCAGTCAACATTATTATCG GTGTTATTATTGTGCTCGGACTTGGGACTGCACTGCGACTTGTTGTTGATGTCTTCCATGAGTGGAGTTTGAGAAGAGTGGTGGTGCAAAGGGTGGAAGCAAATGTGAATCTTGGTTACCATCCTGCTTTATAG
- the LOC132176217 gene encoding uncharacterized protein LOC132176217 produces the protein MDSESVKPTQASSAEREQHKQLEREIKDMVSSITHRFSDIHKSGSTNLQEEDQDDHGVRVITLAGTNSGATMRSELDEKSSTPADGFSVGEPEPLSTYVNSNFQAINNSIMMGGSYSTNDPGVHVDISDFFDKKGHKPGGKHGKKDKKKDKENLKSDHTSTPDHSD, from the coding sequence ATGGACTCTGAATCAGTTAAGCCAACCCAGGCCTCATCCGCTGAAAGAGAGCAGCACAAGCAACTTGAACGTGAAATCAAAGACATGGTCTCTTCCATAACTCACCGCTTTTCAGATATTCACAAATCAGGTTCAACCAATCTGCAGGAGGAAGACCAAGATGATCATGGCGTAAGAGTCATCACCCTTGCAGGAACCAACTCTGGAGCCACCATGCGAAGTGAGCTGGACGAGAAATCCAGTACTCCTGCAGATGGGTTTTCAGTTGGCGAGCCTGAGCCGCTGAGCACCTACGTGAACAGCAATTTCCAAGCCATCAACAACTCAATCATGATGGGTGGCAGCTACTCCACCAACGACCCGGGTGTTCATGTGGACATCTCCGACTTCTTTGACAAAAAAGGCCACAAGCCGGGCGGCAAACATGGAAAGaaggataagaaaaaagacaaggaaAACTTGAAAAGCGACCATACCTCCACCCCCGACCATTCTGACTGA
- the LOC132176384 gene encoding WAT1-related protein At3g30340-like isoform X2, with product MKSCEEWKPFIIMVAINFAFAVVNILLKKVLEEGINHLVLVTYRLSISTMFLAPIGYFLERNSRPKLTLRILCYLFFSAIIGASLTQYFFLLGIQYTSATFSCAFINVVPVLTFLMALPLGLETVNIKCSSGRAKVLGTVVCVGGATLLTLYRGMPLFDHSHSQSATQMVDHAMKLNSDKTTQRWTIGSIALVVGTLFWSSWFLLQSTISKRYPCQYSSTAIMSFFGAIQSAALSLATSRNLSAWVLKGKIEIVTVLYAGMIGSGLCYVGMSWCVKKRGPVLTAAFSPLVQIMAAMFDIPILHEQLHLGSLLGSIIVIIGLYILLWGKNKEMKICATKLAQEAEGIKEQESQLQVIAVSCESRCHSGQVQVA from the exons ATGAAGAGTTGTGAAGAATGGAAACCTTTTATTATAATGGTAGCAATCAATTTTGCCTTTGCTGTTGTGAATATTCTTCTCAAGAAAGTCCTTGAGGAGGGAATTAACCATTTGGTCCTCGTTACATACCGGCTGTCAATTTCTACCATGTTCTTAGCTCCAATCGGCTACTTTTTGGAAAG GAATAGCAGACCAAAGCTCACACTTCGTATCTTGTGTTACCTCTTCTTCAGTGCAATCATcgg GGCATCGCTAACACAGTACTTCTTCCTTCTTGGAATTCAATACACATCTGCTACTTTTTCATGCGCCTTCATCAACGTGGTGCCCGTGCTTACATTTCTAATGGCATTACCACTTGG GTTGGAGACTGTGAACATAAAGTGCAGCAGTGGAAGAGCCAAAGTACTTGGTACAGTGGTGTGTGTTGGGGGTGCCACACTATTGACTCTTTACAGAGGAATGCCTTTATTTGATCATTCACACTCACAATCTGCAACTCAAATGGTGGATCACGCTATGAAGCTCAACTCTGACAAGACGACACAGAGATGGACCATCGGTTCAATTGCTTTAGTTGTAGGAACCCTGTTTTGGTCTTCATGGTTTCTTTTACAATCTACTATAAGCAAGAGATACCCCTGCCAGTATTCCAGCACTGCTATTATGTCCTTCTTTGGTGCCATTCAGTCGGCTGCCTTGAGTTTGGCTACCAGCAGAAATCTTTCTGCGTGGGTTCTGAAGGGAAAAATAGAAATCGTAACTGTCCTGTATGCT GGTATGATAGGATCCGGCTTGTGCTATGTGGGTATGTCGTGGTGTGTCAAGAAAAGGGGTCCAGTTCTGACAGCAGCATTTAGCCCCCTTGTTCAGATAATGGCAGCCATGTTTGATATCCCCATCCTACACGAGCAACTTCATCTTGGGAG TTTGTTGGGATCCATCATTGTAATCATTGGATTGTACATTCTTCTGTGGGGTAAGAACAAGGAGATGAAGATTTGTGCAACAAAACTAGCCCAAGAGGCTGAAGGGATCAAGGAACAGGAGTCACAGTTGCAAGTCATCGCAGTCTCTTGTGAATCACGGTGCCATTCAGGCCAAGTTCAAGTTGCATAA
- the LOC132176384 gene encoding WAT1-related protein At3g30340-like isoform X1, protein MKSCEEWKPFIIMVAINFAFAVVNILLKKVLEEGINHLVLVTYRLSISTMFLAPIGYFLERNSRPKLTLRILCYLFFSAIIGASLTQYFFLLGIQYTSATFSCAFINVVPVLTFLMALPLGLETVNIKCSSGRAKVLGTVVCVGGATLLTLYRGMPLFDHSHSQSATQMVDHAMKLNSDKTTQRWTIGSIALVVGTLFWSSWFLLQSTISKRYPCQYSSTAIMSFFGAIQSAALSLATSRNLSAWVLKGKIEIVTVLYAGMIGSGLCYVGMSWCVKKRGPVLTAAFSPLVQIMAAMFDIPILHEQLHLGSSLLGSIIVIIGLYILLWGKNKEMKICATKLAQEAEGIKEQESQLQVIAVSCESRCHSGQVQVA, encoded by the exons ATGAAGAGTTGTGAAGAATGGAAACCTTTTATTATAATGGTAGCAATCAATTTTGCCTTTGCTGTTGTGAATATTCTTCTCAAGAAAGTCCTTGAGGAGGGAATTAACCATTTGGTCCTCGTTACATACCGGCTGTCAATTTCTACCATGTTCTTAGCTCCAATCGGCTACTTTTTGGAAAG GAATAGCAGACCAAAGCTCACACTTCGTATCTTGTGTTACCTCTTCTTCAGTGCAATCATcgg GGCATCGCTAACACAGTACTTCTTCCTTCTTGGAATTCAATACACATCTGCTACTTTTTCATGCGCCTTCATCAACGTGGTGCCCGTGCTTACATTTCTAATGGCATTACCACTTGG GTTGGAGACTGTGAACATAAAGTGCAGCAGTGGAAGAGCCAAAGTACTTGGTACAGTGGTGTGTGTTGGGGGTGCCACACTATTGACTCTTTACAGAGGAATGCCTTTATTTGATCATTCACACTCACAATCTGCAACTCAAATGGTGGATCACGCTATGAAGCTCAACTCTGACAAGACGACACAGAGATGGACCATCGGTTCAATTGCTTTAGTTGTAGGAACCCTGTTTTGGTCTTCATGGTTTCTTTTACAATCTACTATAAGCAAGAGATACCCCTGCCAGTATTCCAGCACTGCTATTATGTCCTTCTTTGGTGCCATTCAGTCGGCTGCCTTGAGTTTGGCTACCAGCAGAAATCTTTCTGCGTGGGTTCTGAAGGGAAAAATAGAAATCGTAACTGTCCTGTATGCT GGTATGATAGGATCCGGCTTGTGCTATGTGGGTATGTCGTGGTGTGTCAAGAAAAGGGGTCCAGTTCTGACAGCAGCATTTAGCCCCCTTGTTCAGATAATGGCAGCCATGTTTGATATCCCCATCCTACACGAGCAACTTCATCTTGGGAG CAGTTTGTTGGGATCCATCATTGTAATCATTGGATTGTACATTCTTCTGTGGGGTAAGAACAAGGAGATGAAGATTTGTGCAACAAAACTAGCCCAAGAGGCTGAAGGGATCAAGGAACAGGAGTCACAGTTGCAAGTCATCGCAGTCTCTTGTGAATCACGGTGCCATTCAGGCCAAGTTCAAGTTGCATAA